One stretch of Helicobacter jaachi DNA includes these proteins:
- a CDS encoding N-acetyltransferase: MEFVITKPTLADIEQMRAIVSIEVKNGVILERSEDEMANAIRSYHLARYKQSGEIAGFCALYVYSKDLAEVRSLVVKKEFRGFGLGSKLVQSACEEGRHLGLKEILVLTYEANLFQRLGFVIIEKSLLPNQKIWADCIKCKHFPICDEVALINKLC, translated from the coding sequence ATGGAATTTGTAATCACAAAGCCCACATTAGCTGATATTGAGCAAATGCGCGCCATTGTTAGCATTGAGGTAAAAAATGGTGTGATTTTAGAGCGTAGCGAAGATGAGATGGCAAATGCTATCCGCTCTTATCATTTAGCGCGCTATAAGCAAAGTGGGGAGATAGCGGGATTTTGCGCTTTGTATGTATATTCTAAAGATTTAGCCGAAGTGCGCTCGCTGGTAGTCAAAAAGGAGTTTAGGGGCTTTGGGCTAGGGAGTAAATTAGTGCAGAGCGCGTGCGAGGAGGGCAGGCATTTAGGCTTGAAAGAGATTTTAGTGCTTACCTATGAGGCTAATTTATTCCAAAGGCTAGGTTTTGTTATAATAGAGAAATCACTTTTACCAAATCAAAAAATATGGGCGGATTGTATCAAATGCAAACATTTTCCAATATGCGACGAAGTGGCGCTTATAAACAAACTCTGCTAG